In a single window of the Porites lutea chromosome 14, jaPorLute2.1, whole genome shotgun sequence genome:
- the LOC140924572 gene encoding uncharacterized protein, whose product MKAARSLEKSEACYGDTSVPVLYVTLLGGEWSSSAGGLSTINRELAIHLSNHSAVKISLLVPEGACNTEEIKEAGGYGITIVEAKERTAYDRLDWLSIPPQDHFMDIVVGHGVKLGRQVQFIKDSTQFSNCKWVQVVHTAPEDLSSFKSYSDPISKGETKHESEVELCKLADLIVPVGPRLKEAYSSYLQRCKTDQDVLSITPGLFQREFGDLVAKHYPNEDGEFKVLLFGRGDDEDFELKGYKIAAQAFTDQRLKNKSYRLIFVGAPEGKQEEVRKKLLQSGILEAQLTVKKFIQSRERLKDLLCEADLAIMPSKSEGFGLVALEALSAGLPILVGSRSGFAKALEIVPHGNTCIMNSDDPAEWAKSIEAVRIRHGIRLQEIKLLRVSYGEMYSWKEQCDALVNRMQRMGYDASDIPVDVSVNEKQPVAKTNASASGFSGEQCPVDEPKTEDDAARLSEESPLICHTPSVSVLPSDQETANTVKMTITTHDLSSEQEDFVDRMLREQLKRYLEHNNRNKLSTASGLSDFVKHLENSYNLFLISVGEGSLVIKGQCPDLQSLESLWNDYCSGVLNEAAERFLVTDDMKKEINLVTLRLKTIIEEESYLTCKKALMEKSAISRSVSPSTESDQEAASPQLTQAQMILR is encoded by the exons ATGAAAGCAGCAAGGAGTCTGGAAAAGTCAGag GCTTGCTATGGTGACACCAGTGTTCCAGTGTTATATGTTACTCTTCTTGGTGGTGAGTGGAGTTCATCTGCTGGTGGGTTATCAACCATAAACAGAGAGCTTGCTATTCACCTTTCAAATCATTCAGCAGTGAAGATTTCTTTACTAGTCCCAGAGGGAGCTTGCAACACTGAAGAGATAAAAGAAGCAGGTGGCTATGGAATCACTATTGTTGAGGCAAAAGAACGTACAGCATATGATCGTCTTGATTGGTTGAGCATCCCACCCCAGGACCACTTCATGGACATCGTTGTTGGCCATGGTGTTAAACTTGGTCGGCAAGTACAATTCATTAAAGATTCTACTCAATTTTCAAATTGCAAGTGGGTACAAGTGGTTCACACTGCTCCAGAGGACCTGAGCAGTTTCAAATCCTACAGTGATCCCATTTCAAAAGGTGAAACAAAACACGAATCAGAAGTTGAGCTTTGTAAACTTGCTGATCTCATTGTGCCTGTGGGACCCAGACTAAAAGAAGCATACTCTTCATATTTACAGCGATGCAAAACAGATCAAGACGTTTTGTCCATTACTCCGGGCCTTTTTCAAAGGGAATTTGGGGATTTAGTGGCAAAACATTATCCTAATGAAGATGGTGAATTTAAAGTGTTGTTATTTGGTCGTGGGGATGATGAGGACTTTGAACTCAAAGGATACAAAATTGCTGCTCAAGCATTTACTGATCAACGGTTGAAAAACAAATCATATCGTCTCATCTTTGTTGGAGCACCTGAAGGAAAGCAAGAAGAAGTTAGAAAAAAACTTCTTCAGAGTGGTATTCTGGAAGCGCAGTTGACTGTTAAAAAATTTATACAAAGTAGAGAGAGACTGAAAGATTTGCTGTGCGAAGCTGACCTTGCCATAATGCCATCAAAATCAGAGGGATTTGGTCTTGTTGCACTTGAGGCCTTGTCTGCAGGACTACCCATTCTTGTAGGCAGTAGGTCAGGATTTGCCAAAGCATTAGAGATTGTTCCTCATGGTAATACATGCATAATGAATTCAGATGATCCTGCagaatgggcaaaatctatagAAGCTGTTCGTATCAGGCATGGAATTAGGCTTCAAGAGATAAAATTGCTGAGAGTATCTTATGGGGAGATGTACAGTTGGAAGGAGCAATGTGATGCCCTTGTGAACAGAATGCAGAGAATGGGTTATG ATGCTTCTGATATACCAGTGGATGTTTCTGTCAATGAAAAGCAGCCTGTTGCAAAAACAAATGCTTCAGCTTCTGGATTCTCAGGAGAGCAATGTCCAGTTGATGAGCCTAAAACTGAGGATGATGCAGCCAGATTAAGTGAAGAATCTCCCTTAATTTGCCATACTCCTAGCGTTTCAGTGCTCCCTTCTGACCAAG AAACAGCAAACACTGTTAAGATGACAATCACCACACATGATTTGAGCAGTGAACAGGAGGACTTCGTGGATAGAATGTTAAGAGAACAACTTAAACGGTACTTGGAACACAATAACAGAAACAAGCTTTCTACAGCCAGCGGACTGAGTGACTTCGTTAAGCATTTAGAAAATAGTTACAACTTATTTTTAATATCTGTGGGTGAGGGATCTTTGGTAATAAAAGGTCAGTGTCCTGACTTGCAAAGTCTGGAAAGTCTGTGGAATGATTATTGTTCTGGTGTCCTGAATGAAGCTGCAGAGAGGTTTTTGGTAACTGATGATATGAAGAAAGAAATCAACTTGGTGACACTGAGATTAAAGACTATTATTGAGGAAGAAAGCTATTTGACTTGCAAGAAAGCTCTTATGGAAAAGTCAG CAATCAGCCGTAGCGTGTCACCTTCCACTGAATCAGATCAAGAAGCAGCTTCACCTCAATTGACACAAGCCCAGATGATTCTGAGGTAG
- the LOC140923852 gene encoding TNF receptor-associated factor 5-like — protein sequence MELSVEVHRMQYDAYKMRPHGQLDRGVRLQINERTRPPGCQEVTRYSVEETNQFHGQAQEDERMGTFSLPIQITVSRLSPPEPMSSLGQNSGGKYIWKIVGFSHHLQDARNGQITSLESPPIYTSFRCGYKFSMHVFPKGINGGDGRHFGLFVGMMQGEYDNILVWPFCGRISLTIMGQSTDVYGFRHDISGTFMVQRNLGAFQKPTAAGPYSTLYGYAEFAPTDRVCSPQYLKDDTVMIQIEIHKNI from the exons ATGGAGCTGTCTGTGGAGGTTCACCGCATGCAGTATGACGCTTATAAGATGCGACCACATGGTCAGCTGGACAGAGGAGTGAGACTACAGATCAACGAGAGGACCAGACCCCCTGGCTGTCAGGAAGTAACTAGGTACTCTGTCGAGGAGACAAACCAATTTCATGGGCAGGCCCAAGAAGACGAACGCATGGGTACATTTTCTCTCCCAATACAAATAACAGTAAGCAG GTTAAGTCCCCCAGAGCCGATGTCGTCTTTAGGTCAGAACTCTGGTGGAAAGTATATTTGGAAGATAGTCGGTTTCTCTCATCACCTTCAGGATGCTAGAAATGGACAAATAACATCACTCGAGAGCCCTCCGATTTACACTAGCTTCCGGTGTGGATACAAGTTCTCCATGCATGTCTTTCCGAAAGGCATTAACGGTGGAGACGGACGTCACTTTGGCCTTTTTGTTGGCATGATGCAGGGAGAATACGACAATATTCTGGTATGGCCCTTCTGTGGACGAATCTCTCTCACCATCATGGGTCAAAGCACTGATGTTTATGGCTTCCGCCACGATATCAGTGGCACTTTCATGGTGCAAAGAAATCTGGGAGCTTTTCAGAAACCCACTGCCGCTGGGCCATACAGCACCCTGTATGGCTACGCAGAGTTTGCACCGACAGACCGGGTTTGCTCCCCACAGTACTTAAAAGATGATACTGTGATGATTCAGATCGAGATTCATAAAAACATCTAA
- the LOC140923851 gene encoding solute carrier family 35 member F5-like isoform X2, whose product MSSTSSSRLCSCFRSMWASTVQFIVLQDESVRRRRRLLLGIVVLLLVDVLWVGSSELTDFIFKYEGFDKPFFTTFFKTSSFMIYLTGFLFYEPWRLQCLACLKNETSSNNEPTFEEMTDEDISASRSAEVASSSFEIIPRPRRVTFSSVREVRQLSDHNSEQEKSTRLPYHLGEDQKLPVHRAAKVTLLFCLLWFCANCSYQEAIVYTSPAAVNI is encoded by the exons ATGTCTTCTACAAGTAGCAGTCGTCTTTGTAGCTGCTTCCGTTCGATGTGGGCTTCAACAGTGCAGTTTATTGTGTTACAGGATGAGAGTGTTAGGCGGAGACGACGCTTGTTGTTGGGGATTGTTGTTTTACTGCTGGTGGACGTTCTTTGGGTTGGCTCGTCAGAACTGACAGAT tttattttcaaatatgAAGGATTTGACAAGCCTTTTTTCACCACATTCTTCAAGACATCATCATTTATGATATATTTGACTGGATTTCTTTTTTATGAGCCATGGAGGCTTCAATGCCTTGCATGCTTAAAGAATGAAACATCCTCAAAT AATGAGCCAACTTTTGAAGAAATGACAGATGAAGACATTTCAGCCAGCCGATCAGCTGAAGTAGCTAGTAGTTCCTTTGAAATAATTCCAA GACCTAGGCGGGTGACATTTAGCAGTGTGAGAGAAGTGCGGCAATTATCAG ACCATAATTCTGAACAGGAGAAGTCAACCAGACTTCCTTACCACTTGGGTGAAGATCAGAAACTTCCTGTCCATCGTGCTGCTAAGGTTACCTTGCTATTCTGCTTACTG TGGTTTTGTGCAAACTGCAGTTATCAGGAAGCCATTGTGTACACGTCTCCAGCAGCAGTAAATATTTGA
- the LOC140923851 gene encoding solute carrier family 35 member F5-like isoform X1 translates to MSSTSSSRLCSCFRSMWASTVQFIVLQDESVRRRRRLLLGIVVLLLVDVLWVGSSELTDFIFKYEGFDKPFFTTFFKTSSFMIYLTGFLFYEPWRLQCLACLKNETSSNVLVSAVNQDSEHTSLLNSPTSSGETTPIPRPLMNEPTFEEMTDEDISASRSAEVASSSFEIIPRPRRVTFSSVREVRQLSDHNSEQEKSTRLPYHLGEDQKLPVHRAAKVTLLFCLLWFCANCSYQEAIVYTSPAAVNI, encoded by the exons ATGTCTTCTACAAGTAGCAGTCGTCTTTGTAGCTGCTTCCGTTCGATGTGGGCTTCAACAGTGCAGTTTATTGTGTTACAGGATGAGAGTGTTAGGCGGAGACGACGCTTGTTGTTGGGGATTGTTGTTTTACTGCTGGTGGACGTTCTTTGGGTTGGCTCGTCAGAACTGACAGAT tttattttcaaatatgAAGGATTTGACAAGCCTTTTTTCACCACATTCTTCAAGACATCATCATTTATGATATATTTGACTGGATTTCTTTTTTATGAGCCATGGAGGCTTCAATGCCTTGCATGCTTAAAGAATGAAACATCCTCAAAT gtcttGGTATCTGCTGTAAATCAAGACAGTGAACACACTTCTCTTTTAAACTCACCTACATCCTCAGGGGAAACTACCCCAATCCCAAGACCACTAATG AATGAGCCAACTTTTGAAGAAATGACAGATGAAGACATTTCAGCCAGCCGATCAGCTGAAGTAGCTAGTAGTTCCTTTGAAATAATTCCAA GACCTAGGCGGGTGACATTTAGCAGTGTGAGAGAAGTGCGGCAATTATCAG ACCATAATTCTGAACAGGAGAAGTCAACCAGACTTCCTTACCACTTGGGTGAAGATCAGAAACTTCCTGTCCATCGTGCTGCTAAGGTTACCTTGCTATTCTGCTTACTG TGGTTTTGTGCAAACTGCAGTTATCAGGAAGCCATTGTGTACACGTCTCCAGCAGCAGTAAATATTTGA